The following are from one region of the Paenibacillus sp. KS-LC4 genome:
- the nirB gene encoding nitrite reductase large subunit NirB → MTDSKKLVLIGNGMAGVRAIEHLLKLAPDAYEITIFGAEPHPNYNRIMLSTVLAGSTELKDIIINDWNWYKENSITLHTNQTIKKIDTQRKVVISDSGMEVSYDEVIIATGSKAFMLPIPGADKEGVIAFRDIQDCEKMFSAAKTYKKAAVIGAGLLGLEAARGLLNLGMEVTVIHKHPYIMERQLDEAASLMLRKELEAQGMKFLLSKHSASITGRGRVKELQFTDGSHLATDLIVMAVGIRPNVDLAKSSGIDYNNGILVDDFMNTNIPHVSALGECVEHRGVAYGLVAPLYEQGAVLAKRLAGVETAGYAGSVTSTKLKVSGVDVFSAGRFVETEGSRAMRIQDDVAGTYKKLVIRNGKLVGAVLFGDTADGASLFASIKSGDSIEGREKELLLGISSDLLGKSGGGASRLENMPDDEIVCGCNGVTKGAIGDAVLNKGCHTFGELKACTKASASCGGCKADVEGLLHFYAGDKVGESAKEGICGCTSLGRDEIVEQIQSMRLMTVKEVMHVLDWNNKEGCSKCRPSLNYYLGMLFPEEYVDEKESRFTNERYHANIQKDGTYSVVPRIYGGVTTPADLIKIASVAEKFNVPLVKFTGGQRLDLFGVKKEDLPKMWEELEMASGHAYGKTLRTVKTCVGNTFCRFGTQDAMAMGIKLEKAFERLNAPAKFKLAVSGCPRNCAEATIKDLGVVAIDGAWEIHVGGNAGVKVRACDLLTTVKTEEEVMEWTSAYLQYYRETGQWNERTAHWIDRVGLDTVKKALEKQEDRLALMERVQKALSVTTDPWKEIVDNDELRKNFEPISGPLPV, encoded by the coding sequence ATGACAGACTCTAAAAAATTAGTCCTTATCGGCAACGGCATGGCAGGTGTCCGTGCAATCGAGCATTTGCTCAAGCTCGCCCCAGACGCTTACGAAATCACGATTTTCGGTGCGGAGCCGCACCCTAACTATAATCGTATTATGTTGTCCACCGTACTCGCGGGCAGTACCGAGCTTAAAGATATCATTATTAATGATTGGAATTGGTACAAGGAGAACAGCATTACGCTTCACACGAATCAGACGATCAAGAAGATCGATACGCAGCGCAAGGTTGTTATTTCCGACAGCGGTATGGAAGTCTCTTATGATGAAGTGATTATCGCAACAGGCTCCAAAGCCTTTATGCTCCCTATTCCCGGCGCAGACAAAGAAGGCGTCATTGCCTTCCGTGACATTCAAGATTGCGAGAAAATGTTCAGTGCTGCAAAAACGTACAAAAAAGCAGCCGTTATCGGCGCTGGCCTGCTCGGCTTGGAGGCTGCCCGCGGCTTGCTCAACCTCGGTATGGAAGTCACGGTCATTCATAAGCATCCTTATATTATGGAACGACAGCTTGATGAAGCGGCCTCGCTCATGCTGAGAAAGGAGCTTGAAGCGCAAGGCATGAAATTTTTATTAAGCAAGCACTCTGCTTCTATCACAGGCCGCGGCAGAGTCAAGGAGCTGCAATTTACCGATGGAAGCCACTTGGCTACTGACCTAATCGTGATGGCGGTCGGTATTCGTCCGAATGTCGATTTGGCTAAAAGCTCCGGTATTGACTATAACAACGGCATACTCGTCGATGATTTTATGAATACGAACATCCCTCATGTATCCGCACTCGGAGAATGTGTCGAGCATAGAGGCGTTGCTTACGGCCTTGTGGCTCCATTGTATGAGCAAGGCGCAGTGCTTGCGAAACGTCTTGCTGGCGTGGAAACGGCTGGTTATGCCGGATCGGTAACTTCCACCAAGCTAAAGGTTTCCGGCGTCGATGTTTTTTCAGCGGGGCGCTTTGTTGAGACCGAAGGCTCACGCGCCATGCGGATTCAAGATGATGTGGCAGGCACTTATAAAAAGCTCGTTATACGGAACGGCAAGCTGGTTGGTGCAGTATTATTCGGAGACACAGCAGATGGCGCTTCGTTGTTTGCTTCCATTAAAAGCGGAGATTCGATTGAAGGCCGCGAGAAAGAACTGCTGCTCGGCATTTCGAGCGATCTGCTTGGCAAGTCAGGTGGCGGTGCAAGCCGTCTGGAAAATATGCCCGATGATGAAATCGTCTGCGGCTGCAATGGCGTCACTAAAGGTGCCATTGGCGATGCGGTCCTTAATAAAGGCTGCCATACATTTGGGGAGCTAAAAGCCTGCACGAAGGCGTCCGCATCCTGCGGCGGCTGCAAGGCTGACGTCGAAGGACTGCTGCATTTCTACGCAGGTGATAAGGTCGGTGAATCGGCGAAGGAAGGAATTTGCGGCTGTACATCGCTTGGCCGTGATGAAATCGTCGAACAAATCCAAAGCATGCGTCTGATGACGGTCAAAGAAGTGATGCATGTGCTCGATTGGAATAACAAAGAAGGCTGCTCCAAGTGCCGCCCTTCCCTCAACTACTATCTAGGTATGCTGTTCCCAGAGGAATATGTCGATGAGAAGGAGTCCCGCTTCACGAATGAACGTTATCATGCCAACATTCAGAAGGATGGCACTTATTCCGTTGTCCCACGTATTTATGGCGGCGTGACGACTCCAGCAGACTTGATTAAAATCGCTTCGGTAGCAGAGAAATTCAATGTGCCGCTGGTGAAATTTACAGGCGGTCAGCGCCTTGACTTATTCGGTGTAAAGAAAGAAGATTTGCCAAAAATGTGGGAGGAGCTGGAGATGGCATCGGGCCACGCCTACGGAAAGACGCTCCGCACCGTCAAAACATGCGTCGGCAATACGTTCTGTCGCTTCGGCACACAGGATGCGATGGCTATGGGCATTAAGCTGGAAAAAGCTTTTGAGCGACTGAACGCTCCAGCGAAGTTCAAGCTGGCGGTATCAGGATGCCCCCGCAACTGTGCGGAAGCAACGATTAAAGATTTGGGCGTCGTAGCTATTGATGGAGCATGGGAAATTCATGTGGGCGGTAATGCTGGCGTAAAGGTAAGAGCCTGTGACCTGCTGACTACGGTAAAAACAGAAGAAGAGGTTATGGAATGGACGAGTGCTTACTTGCAATACTACCGCGAAACAGGACAGTGGAATGAGCGGACCGCACACTGGATCGACCGTGTCGGTCTTGATACAGTGAAGAAAGCGTTGGAGAAGCAGGAAGACCGCCTCGCGCTAATGGAGCGTGTACAGAAAGCACTCAGTGTGACGACAGACCCATGGAAAGAAATTGTTGATAATGATGAATTGCGTAAAAACTTCGAACCGATTTCCGGCCCGCTGCCGGTTTAA
- a CDS encoding AraC family transcriptional regulator yields the protein MDLTLRHSLREDRMHGDVTFPLAAYWMEYAPGEVNVDCHWHDEAEFLVVLEGEMLFQIDTEYFPVRAGEAVFIDSGDIHAGHSLNGSSCTYCAIVFDVRWLDSTSYDAVQETCVRPFQEKKKTFPRHISPDNGWKRQLLFLLRSMINCCRAPYAGFEAAVKGYFYLMLHEIAIENRACNRSEARSDDRTRIERLKKSILYIQLHYRRPIRIGELAEQIPMSEGQFFRFFKSMTRQTPVEYLNAYRVNQAAELLLHTERKISDIALEVGFDHISYFVKVFRKTLNCTPSEFRKQKRNPVQNRKNYDFVTFS from the coding sequence ATGGATTTGACGCTGCGTCATTCGCTCAGGGAAGACCGCATGCACGGCGATGTTACCTTTCCTCTTGCTGCTTACTGGATGGAATATGCCCCCGGTGAGGTAAATGTAGATTGCCACTGGCATGACGAGGCTGAGTTTCTAGTTGTATTAGAGGGCGAAATGCTCTTCCAGATTGACACGGAGTATTTTCCCGTTCGCGCAGGCGAAGCCGTCTTCATCGACAGCGGAGATATCCATGCGGGGCACTCTTTAAATGGCTCCTCCTGCACCTATTGCGCCATCGTTTTTGACGTTCGCTGGCTGGATAGCACAAGCTACGATGCTGTACAAGAAACTTGCGTTCGTCCGTTCCAAGAGAAGAAAAAGACGTTCCCGAGGCACATATCACCGGACAACGGTTGGAAGCGGCAGCTGCTATTCCTGCTCCGATCAATGATCAACTGCTGCCGAGCTCCTTATGCTGGTTTTGAAGCGGCGGTGAAAGGGTATTTTTACTTAATGCTGCATGAGATCGCCATCGAGAACCGAGCGTGCAATCGCAGCGAGGCAAGATCGGATGACAGAACTCGAATAGAGCGACTTAAGAAAAGCATCCTCTATATCCAGCTGCATTATCGCAGACCCATACGCATTGGCGAGCTGGCGGAGCAAATTCCGATGAGCGAAGGACAGTTTTTCCGTTTTTTCAAATCAATGACGAGGCAGACGCCGGTTGAATATTTGAACGCCTATCGGGTGAATCAGGCGGCCGAGCTGCTGCTGCATACGGAACGCAAAATTTCAGACATCGCGCTGGAGGTCGGCTTCGACCATATCAGCTATTTTGTTAAAGTATTTCGCAAGACGTTGAACTGCACCCCGTCCGAATTTCGTAAGCAAAAGCGGAATCCAGTCCAAAATAGAAAAAATTACGATTTTGTAACCTTTTCATAA
- a CDS encoding GMC family oxidoreductase: MYDADVIVIGSGGGGAVVAKELAEAGLQVLVLEAGPWYGNKNWEKPNSERGGEWSSSYNDLDVGLYKKLYNGYENNMNDVVSGVFRFGPADRRRTPWHRVMRQKGDIWQLSGVGGTTQHYWTQSPRAFPIAVDGIWPISYQELIPYYEKAEATLPVQFAPTTPKEELFYYGAKKAGWHLIPTLNVTTPGYRPNPNAILPTNEHLMDPNYSLDQLSHMEGCTLKGNCVNGCSVGPSVDKIAKRSTLVSYIPLALKTGNVAIRPNSFAIKILTEQDPKEGLRATGVQFRDTWTREIGELNAKTVVMAAGCIESPRLWLNSGLPHNAWVGRGLTNHCFDWVSGVFDEKELMSILGMPSVYPYMGHTSGARVDIPGTGIFQVSCLSPGLMSYLTYGFSEAGFNGLNLPEPGAPWDIHGRIVGPQLKELMRNYTRTMTMLLLTDDETLYHNRVEVDPLLKDENGPIPVVHYVPSIKTLQRRDKLARYAAETLKQAGAKTIIRSDTPFSFMLHIESTMRMGYVTDTNCEAMQVKRLFIADNSVHFNGIGGPNPTLTTQALATRTAEKIFNNYFV; the protein is encoded by the coding sequence TTGTATGATGCCGATGTCATCGTAATTGGATCAGGCGGCGGCGGAGCTGTCGTCGCCAAGGAGCTCGCGGAGGCTGGGCTGCAAGTATTGGTGCTTGAAGCTGGCCCGTGGTATGGCAATAAAAACTGGGAAAAACCGAACAGCGAACGTGGTGGGGAATGGAGCTCCAGCTACAATGATTTGGATGTGGGCCTCTATAAAAAGCTTTACAATGGGTACGAGAACAATATGAATGATGTAGTGTCCGGCGTGTTCCGCTTCGGTCCGGCAGACCGGAGGCGCACACCTTGGCACCGAGTTATGCGCCAGAAGGGAGATATCTGGCAGCTATCCGGAGTTGGCGGAACGACCCAGCATTATTGGACGCAGTCGCCAAGGGCTTTTCCTATCGCGGTTGATGGGATTTGGCCAATCAGCTATCAAGAGCTGATCCCTTATTACGAGAAAGCCGAAGCTACTTTACCTGTCCAGTTTGCACCGACAACTCCGAAAGAAGAGCTTTTTTACTATGGAGCTAAAAAAGCAGGCTGGCATCTCATACCAACACTCAATGTGACAACACCGGGTTATCGCCCGAACCCCAACGCGATTCTTCCAACAAATGAACATCTAATGGACCCTAATTATTCATTGGACCAATTATCGCACATGGAAGGATGCACCTTGAAGGGGAACTGTGTCAACGGGTGCTCGGTCGGGCCTTCAGTAGATAAAATCGCCAAGAGAAGCACTCTCGTCAGCTATATTCCTCTTGCCCTCAAAACCGGCAACGTTGCCATTCGTCCTAATTCCTTCGCGATAAAAATTTTAACAGAGCAGGATCCCAAAGAAGGGCTCCGTGCAACAGGCGTACAATTTCGAGACACATGGACAAGGGAAATCGGAGAGTTGAATGCCAAAACCGTCGTCATGGCCGCAGGCTGCATCGAATCTCCGCGTCTGTGGCTAAATTCTGGACTGCCCCATAATGCTTGGGTAGGAAGAGGCTTGACGAATCATTGCTTCGACTGGGTTTCAGGCGTTTTTGATGAAAAGGAACTAATGAGCATACTGGGCATGCCTTCCGTCTATCCCTATATGGGACACACTTCGGGAGCCAGAGTTGATATTCCGGGAACGGGGATTTTTCAGGTATCCTGCCTGAGCCCGGGTTTAATGTCTTATTTGACTTATGGCTTCAGCGAGGCAGGTTTTAATGGCCTAAACCTTCCCGAACCTGGAGCGCCATGGGATATTCACGGCCGGATTGTTGGTCCTCAATTGAAAGAGCTCATGAGAAATTATACTCGAACGATGACGATGCTGCTCCTCACGGATGATGAAACGCTTTACCACAACAGGGTAGAGGTGGACCCACTTCTGAAGGACGAGAATGGACCGATTCCAGTTGTTCATTATGTTCCAAGCATAAAAACGCTGCAAAGGCGTGATAAGTTGGCCAGATATGCTGCCGAGACGCTGAAGCAGGCAGGAGCCAAAACGATCATTCGCTCGGATACGCCATTTAGTTTTATGCTTCATATTGAGAGTACCATGCGAATGGGATACGTTACGGATACGAACTGCGAGGCGATGCAAGTCAAGCGATTATTCATTGCTGATAACAGCGTGCACTTCAACGGCATCGGCGGACCGAATCCGACTCTTACTACACAAGCGCTGGCCACACGAACGGCCGAAAAGATTTTTAATAATTATTTTGTATAA
- a CDS encoding ANTAR domain-containing protein, producing the protein MRSLLLIEHKAVEREPKQQKNQADRDISSLFPEAILESSGYFVLYGSSEELARKHMTQADAVVLNLPLNDVKYWGTKLLGWKKIPMLWWCSAETATLSNAFCEDDLPVDGIITPLMSEQELHWAFHFGAKQCSERQQWHMERQQLEGRLEERKWIDMAKGILCDIKKVSEAEAYDLLRKQAMNERKRLVDVATSIVKVYQLLQEQK; encoded by the coding sequence ATGCGTTCTTTATTACTAATTGAACATAAAGCAGTCGAGCGGGAGCCTAAACAACAGAAAAACCAGGCAGACCGTGATATAAGCAGCCTTTTTCCAGAAGCTATATTGGAATCCAGCGGTTACTTTGTTTTGTATGGCAGCAGCGAGGAGCTTGCGCGCAAGCATATGACTCAAGCGGATGCGGTAGTATTAAATCTCCCATTAAACGACGTAAAGTATTGGGGCACTAAGCTGCTAGGTTGGAAAAAGATTCCGATGCTTTGGTGGTGCAGTGCCGAAACCGCAACGCTTTCGAATGCTTTTTGCGAGGATGATCTTCCGGTGGATGGCATCATTACGCCGCTTATGAGCGAGCAGGAGCTGCATTGGGCATTCCATTTTGGCGCCAAGCAATGCAGCGAGCGTCAGCAATGGCATATGGAGCGCCAGCAGCTGGAGGGCCGTCTGGAAGAACGGAAATGGATCGATATGGCCAAGGGTATTTTATGCGACATCAAAAAAGTTTCCGAAGCGGAGGCTTATGACTTGCTGCGCAAGCAGGCGATGAATGAACGCAAACGACTCGTGGATGTAGCAACATCCATTGTGAAGGTATATCAGCTGCTGCAGGAGCAAAAATAA
- the cobA gene encoding uroporphyrinogen-III C-methyltransferase: MKQAPGTVYIVGAGPGDPELITVKAMRRIQSADIILYDRLATTELLDYASKNVELIYCGKAPNAHAIPQEQINKLLVQYANQGKNVVRLKGGDPFIFGRGGEETLELSKHGIPYEVIPGITSAIGAAATANIPLTHREHASSFACVTGTRCHGDKAPVRWDLLAHSVDTLAIYMGVSQLGAIREELLKHGKAATTPVALIERGTTSRQRTFTGTLEHIHHLAASIQLSNPALIIIGEVVKVREQLLLAEQQAEQQAAQFIG, from the coding sequence ATGAAGCAAGCACCAGGTACGGTTTATATTGTCGGAGCAGGTCCAGGCGATCCCGAGCTCATTACTGTAAAAGCCATGCGGCGCATCCAGTCGGCTGATATTATTTTGTATGACAGGCTTGCTACAACTGAGCTGCTCGATTATGCCAGCAAAAACGTCGAGCTCATCTATTGCGGCAAAGCACCGAACGCCCATGCTATACCGCAGGAGCAAATAAATAAACTGCTTGTACAATATGCCAACCAAGGAAAAAATGTCGTTCGGCTAAAGGGCGGCGACCCCTTCATCTTCGGACGCGGCGGCGAGGAAACGCTGGAGCTTTCCAAGCATGGCATTCCTTATGAGGTAATTCCTGGTATTACGTCCGCCATTGGAGCAGCGGCAACCGCGAATATTCCGCTTACACACCGAGAGCATGCGTCATCCTTCGCCTGCGTCACAGGTACGCGCTGTCATGGGGATAAGGCTCCTGTACGCTGGGATCTCCTCGCACACAGCGTAGATACTTTAGCTATATATATGGGCGTCAGCCAGCTTGGCGCCATTCGCGAGGAACTGCTGAAGCACGGGAAAGCAGCTACGACACCTGTTGCGCTTATTGAACGAGGCACCACCTCAAGGCAGCGCACCTTTACTGGCACGCTTGAGCATATTCATCATCTGGCCGCTTCCATACAGCTCAGCAACCCCGCGTTAATTATTATCGGCGAGGTTGTCAAAGTGCGGGAGCAGTTGCTCTTGGCAGAGCAGCAAGCGGAGCAACAGGCCGCGCAATTCATTGGCTGA
- a CDS encoding formate/nitrite transporter family protein produces MSYIKPAEVLDAMIDTGAAKANAGTLQMLVRGFLGGAILAFATTLAFTATSQTSLGLAGALVFPAGFVIIVLLGLELVTGSFALLPLAVHARRTSVSRMLSHFIWVIAGHLIGCAAYALLYGLVITKMFTDMSNPLIQMIIQLSETKTIGYKHMGYEGMMLVVIKAILCNWMVTLGIVMAMTSKSTGAKIIAMWLPIVIFFAQGFEHAVVNMFVIPAGMLFGAHVSLSDWWVWNQIPVLVGNFIGGAVFTGMMLYLSHSSPKNQAADVKAQLKSEPAAVEAIVAKGSGL; encoded by the coding sequence ATGTCCTACATTAAACCCGCAGAAGTATTAGACGCTATGATTGATACCGGGGCGGCAAAAGCAAATGCCGGCACGCTGCAAATGCTCGTTCGCGGGTTTCTCGGGGGAGCGATTTTGGCTTTTGCCACAACGCTTGCGTTTACAGCAACGAGCCAAACCTCACTTGGTCTTGCAGGCGCTCTCGTATTTCCAGCCGGGTTCGTTATCATTGTTCTCCTTGGATTGGAGCTTGTTACTGGCAGCTTTGCACTCCTTCCGCTAGCTGTTCATGCCCGCAGAACGAGCGTATCCCGAATGCTGTCCCATTTTATTTGGGTGATCGCTGGACACCTCATAGGCTGCGCAGCCTATGCGCTGTTGTATGGTTTAGTCATTACGAAAATGTTCACCGATATGAGCAACCCGCTCATTCAAATGATTATACAGCTTAGCGAAACGAAAACCATTGGCTACAAGCATATGGGGTATGAGGGCATGATGCTCGTTGTTATTAAAGCCATTTTGTGCAACTGGATGGTAACCCTTGGCATTGTAATGGCCATGACCTCCAAATCGACGGGCGCCAAAATCATTGCGATGTGGCTGCCAATCGTCATCTTCTTCGCCCAAGGCTTTGAACATGCCGTCGTTAATATGTTCGTCATTCCCGCAGGCATGCTGTTTGGCGCGCATGTCAGCCTTTCTGATTGGTGGGTATGGAATCAAATCCCCGTACTCGTCGGCAACTTTATAGGCGGTGCAGTGTTCACAGGGATGATGCTGTATTTGTCCCATTCTTCGCCGAAAAACCAAGCTGCAGACGTTAAAGCACAGTTAAAATCCGAGCCAGCAGCAGTTGAAGCAATTGTCGCCAAAGGAAGTGGTCTATGA
- a CDS encoding anthranilate phosphoribosyltransferase: MITNLLKEVGRGKRGARDLTYAEAVQAAEWIVNLEATQAQIGAFFMAERIKMESVEELEAFVNVCRSQARREHVQEGIDCAGPYDGRKKSFYATFATSFVLAAAGLPVTLHGTASLPPKWGITLQDLLFELGIDPKQLSQEASLAAARETGILFVPAEEWCPPLKRLHGLREEMGMRTVLNTAEKLVDYGHSPYIIFGVYHNTVFDRTSKLMMNLNYKKALIVQGMEGSEDLFIERPTRTYQVENGEASLQMIDPDAYGLELTPPEVDWTPAEQIAETEAVLNGGGHLAFMNQVLLNAAVRLHLAERVDSIEEGLYTCKDLIDNGTAWELYVKWKVSLLVSQQQHPLHKATVTTL, translated from the coding sequence ATGATCACCAATCTACTGAAGGAAGTCGGGCGCGGCAAAAGGGGAGCGCGTGATTTGACCTATGCTGAAGCGGTGCAAGCAGCCGAATGGATTGTGAATCTGGAGGCGACTCAGGCTCAGATTGGCGCTTTTTTTATGGCGGAGCGGATTAAAATGGAAAGCGTTGAGGAGCTTGAAGCGTTCGTTAACGTGTGCCGGAGCCAGGCCCGCCGCGAGCATGTGCAGGAGGGGATAGACTGTGCAGGACCATATGACGGCAGGAAAAAATCATTTTACGCCACATTCGCGACCTCCTTCGTCTTAGCGGCGGCTGGATTACCGGTTACGCTGCACGGCACTGCTTCGCTTCCTCCCAAATGGGGCATTACGCTGCAGGATCTGCTGTTTGAGCTGGGTATAGATCCGAAGCAGCTTTCACAGGAGGCATCACTTGCAGCTGCTAGGGAGACGGGCATTTTGTTCGTTCCAGCAGAAGAGTGGTGTCCGCCGCTTAAGCGGCTGCATGGACTGCGTGAGGAGATGGGCATGAGAACGGTGCTGAACACAGCTGAGAAGCTTGTCGATTATGGGCATTCGCCTTATATCATATTTGGCGTTTATCACAATACGGTGTTTGACCGCACGTCAAAGCTAATGATGAATTTGAACTATAAGAAGGCGCTCATTGTTCAAGGGATGGAGGGCTCGGAGGATTTGTTCATCGAGCGGCCGACGAGGACGTACCAGGTGGAGAACGGCGAAGCCAGCCTGCAAATGATTGATCCGGATGCGTATGGTCTGGAGCTGACGCCTCCTGAGGTCGACTGGACGCCTGCTGAGCAAATTGCCGAGACGGAGGCTGTGCTTAACGGAGGCGGCCATCTTGCTTTTATGAATCAGGTGCTGCTTAATGCAGCGGTTCGGCTTCATTTGGCAGAGCGCGTCGATTCCATCGAAGAAGGCTTGTATACGTGCAAGGATTTGATTGACAATGGAACGGCATGGGAGCTCTATGTGAAGTGGAAGGTTAGCTTGCTTGTTTCGCAGCAGCAGCACCCGCTTCATAAGGCGACGGTTACAACGCTTTAA
- the nirD gene encoding nitrite reductase small subunit NirD, with amino-acid sequence MSKLLIGKLSDIDIRGSRTVRVKETDLALFRLEDGSVLAIENRCPHKGGLLSEGMVCGTVVHCPLHDWKVDLQSGLVKEPDDGCVMTFDTEIDPEDGAIYITL; translated from the coding sequence ATGAGCAAGCTGCTGATTGGGAAATTATCTGATATTGATATTCGCGGCTCGCGCACCGTGCGTGTGAAGGAGACGGACCTTGCATTATTCCGTCTTGAGGACGGCAGTGTGCTGGCTATTGAAAATCGTTGTCCGCATAAGGGCGGACTATTATCCGAAGGCATGGTCTGCGGTACAGTTGTCCATTGTCCACTGCATGACTGGAAGGTTGACCTCCAAAGCGGATTGGTCAAGGAGCCGGATGATGGCTGTGTAATGACTTTTGACACCGAAATTGATCCAGAGGACGGCGCTATCTATATAACGCTTTAA